In a single window of the Allobranchiibius huperziae genome:
- a CDS encoding glucodextranase DOMON-like domain-containing protein has translation MSALPSARTRLSRRVAVALTSSALALGTGYVSAPARAATPGAATDGPGAASYQAQSRKDCVGTARNRTSKVWYTVANGVLSDVFAPTVDATNVKTMQYIVSDGSSFTDLQTRDMTYTVRADASGMACTVTSTAKSGRYRLVTTYITDPERDSVVTHTQYQPLTTAAAAYKIYVRLDANAGGNGGGGTSNAGADTAVVDTSGGHPVPVSYDTSTKSQATGRSYAVPSFLALTGDRPFTQVSSGFVGAGSDGLTQLDATHTLSPTYATAADGNVEQTAQVAPDAQRSFTLALGFGTTQASAVSTASASARGSFAATAASYTAGWTAYDRGLRRVDRLRGGWHSDPTAVRDYYQSANVVKASEDKTYPGAIVAGIDKPWGQSTPANDPDNLFTTSYWEVFPRDLYEAFTALLVDGDRATAQDTARFLLTKSQLADGSQPRNSLLNGVKAPDSFNTQPDETAYPLLMAWQSGLAGDKTLYPHVRAEANYLVANGPSYGVERWEEQTGYSPSTIAAEIAGLVAAASIARTQGDAADARIWLATADSWQRSIKKWGVTTTGALSSSPYFIRLSKTGDPNAAISYNVGNGGPTLDQRSVMDLGFLEYVRLGMLPANDPTIANSLTVADKALRKDTASGPGWLRYNGDGYGDCAVPSSSSCTVAGAPWTNGNIGTGHPWPVLGVERAQQDLATGDRSGALKLLSTVNAMNSGPGLVPEQVWDYPSLAASPYGSNPATASIGFVNGKPDGSASPLTWGAGAQVRLTADLAAGRSLEQPSITVDRYVTHHQQTTPLTVTAPADGSSVGKTVTVSGRAAPGATVDISVSATDASNATTVRTLRVSAWGGFTTTVPVSGGTDVIAVSSTARGGGTAQVVRRVVSDVVDGKLLYSVTDPTGDDNGPGHYAYPTDPAFHAGAFDLTRFEVYDTGSTITFRVQTRDLTATFGQPNGAQLVDVYVHNPTASGTSTSSSYPGMNYRIADSARWSRLIEVQGFAGSKFVDPDGTSAGPLTTSANSVSRYITFSVQKDSLAGTPSAGWGFTVALTGQDGTHGTDQTRAFAATPQPYAFGVCATASTSPACSADPASVPKVLDTITPAGTTQADELDYTVHNPVTLTDVVIP, from the coding sequence ATGTCCGCACTGCCTTCCGCACGCACTCGTCTCTCCCGCCGCGTCGCCGTCGCCCTCACCTCCAGCGCCCTCGCGCTCGGCACCGGCTACGTGAGCGCCCCGGCGCGCGCCGCCACACCGGGTGCGGCGACCGACGGTCCGGGCGCCGCGAGCTACCAGGCGCAGTCGCGCAAGGACTGTGTCGGCACGGCACGCAACCGGACCTCGAAGGTCTGGTACACCGTCGCGAACGGCGTGCTGTCCGACGTCTTCGCGCCCACGGTCGACGCCACCAACGTCAAGACGATGCAGTACATCGTGAGCGACGGCAGCTCCTTCACCGACCTGCAGACGCGCGACATGACCTACACGGTGCGCGCCGACGCGAGCGGGATGGCGTGCACCGTCACGTCGACCGCGAAGAGCGGCCGGTATCGGCTGGTGACGACGTACATCACCGACCCTGAACGTGATTCGGTCGTGACGCACACCCAGTACCAACCGCTCACCACTGCGGCCGCGGCCTACAAGATCTACGTCCGTCTCGACGCGAACGCCGGCGGCAACGGCGGCGGCGGCACCTCGAACGCCGGCGCCGACACCGCGGTGGTCGACACCTCCGGCGGACACCCGGTGCCGGTCAGCTACGACACGAGCACCAAGAGCCAGGCGACGGGCCGCTCGTACGCCGTGCCGTCCTTCCTCGCCCTCACCGGCGACCGGCCGTTCACGCAGGTGAGCAGTGGGTTCGTCGGCGCGGGCAGCGACGGGCTGACCCAGCTCGACGCCACCCACACGCTCAGCCCGACGTACGCCACCGCGGCCGACGGCAACGTCGAGCAGACCGCCCAGGTCGCGCCGGACGCGCAGCGGTCCTTCACCCTGGCGCTCGGGTTCGGCACCACGCAGGCGTCCGCGGTCTCCACGGCGTCGGCATCGGCGCGCGGGTCCTTCGCGGCGACCGCCGCGAGCTACACCGCCGGGTGGACCGCATACGACCGCGGTCTGCGCAGGGTCGACCGGCTGCGTGGCGGGTGGCACAGCGACCCGACCGCCGTCCGGGACTACTACCAGTCGGCCAATGTGGTGAAGGCCTCGGAGGACAAGACCTACCCCGGCGCGATCGTCGCCGGCATCGACAAGCCGTGGGGCCAGTCGACGCCCGCCAACGACCCGGACAACCTCTTCACCACCAGCTACTGGGAGGTCTTCCCGCGCGACCTCTACGAGGCGTTCACGGCGCTGTTGGTCGACGGTGACCGCGCGACCGCCCAGGACACCGCGCGTTTCCTGCTCACCAAGAGCCAGCTGGCCGACGGGTCGCAGCCGCGCAACTCACTGCTCAACGGTGTCAAGGCCCCCGACTCGTTCAACACCCAGCCGGACGAGACCGCGTACCCGCTGCTGATGGCCTGGCAGTCCGGCCTCGCGGGTGACAAGACGCTCTACCCGCACGTGCGCGCCGAAGCGAACTATCTGGTGGCCAACGGACCGAGCTACGGCGTCGAGCGCTGGGAGGAGCAGACCGGCTACTCACCCTCGACGATCGCCGCCGAGATCGCAGGTCTGGTCGCCGCCGCGTCCATCGCTCGCACCCAGGGCGACGCGGCCGACGCGCGGATCTGGCTCGCGACCGCCGACTCCTGGCAGCGCAGCATCAAGAAGTGGGGCGTGACGACGACCGGGGCACTCTCGTCGTCCCCCTACTTCATCCGACTGTCCAAGACCGGCGACCCCAACGCCGCGATCAGCTACAACGTGGGCAATGGCGGCCCGACGCTGGACCAGCGCAGTGTGATGGACCTGGGGTTCCTGGAGTATGTGCGGCTCGGCATGCTGCCCGCGAACGACCCCACCATCGCCAACAGCCTCACCGTCGCGGACAAGGCGCTGCGCAAGGACACCGCATCGGGTCCGGGCTGGCTGCGGTACAACGGCGACGGGTACGGCGACTGCGCCGTCCCGTCGTCCAGCAGCTGCACGGTCGCGGGGGCGCCCTGGACCAACGGCAACATCGGCACGGGGCACCCGTGGCCGGTCCTCGGCGTCGAACGCGCTCAGCAGGATCTCGCCACCGGTGACCGTTCCGGTGCTCTCAAACTGCTATCGACCGTCAACGCGATGAACTCCGGACCGGGGCTGGTGCCCGAACAGGTCTGGGACTACCCGTCACTCGCGGCCTCGCCGTACGGCAGCAACCCAGCGACCGCGTCCATCGGCTTCGTCAACGGCAAGCCCGACGGGTCGGCCTCGCCGCTGACCTGGGGCGCCGGCGCCCAAGTGCGGCTGACCGCCGATCTGGCCGCGGGCAGGAGCCTGGAGCAGCCGAGCATCACGGTCGACCGCTACGTCACCCACCACCAGCAGACGACGCCGTTGACGGTCACCGCCCCGGCGGACGGCTCGTCGGTGGGCAAGACCGTCACCGTGAGCGGCCGGGCGGCGCCCGGGGCGACCGTCGACATCTCGGTGTCGGCGACGGACGCCTCCAACGCGACGACCGTGCGCACGCTGCGGGTGAGCGCGTGGGGCGGGTTCACGACGACCGTCCCCGTGAGCGGCGGCACCGACGTGATCGCGGTGAGCAGCACCGCGCGGGGTGGCGGCACCGCCCAGGTCGTGCGCCGGGTGGTCAGCGACGTGGTCGACGGGAAACTTCTGTACTCCGTGACCGACCCCACCGGCGACGACAACGGGCCGGGCCACTACGCCTACCCGACCGATCCGGCGTTCCATGCCGGTGCGTTCGACCTCACCCGGTTCGAGGTCTACGACACCGGGTCGACCATCACCTTCCGGGTGCAGACGCGCGACCTGACCGCCACCTTCGGTCAGCCCAACGGCGCCCAGCTCGTCGACGTCTACGTTCACAACCCCACCGCCTCCGGGACATCGACGAGTTCGTCGTACCCCGGCATGAACTACCGGATCGCCGATTCCGCCAGGTGGAGCCGCCTAATCGAGGTGCAAGGGTTCGCCGGCAGCAAGTTCGTCGATCCCGACGGCACGTCCGCGGGTCCCCTGACCACCTCCGCGAACTCCGTCTCGCGGTACATCACCTTCTCGGTCCAGAAGGACTCGCTGGCTGGGACGCCCTCCGCCGGTTGGGGATTCACGGTCGCGCTGACCGGTCAGGACGGCACACACGGCACCGACCAGACACGCGCGTTCGCTGCGACACCGCAGCCGTACGCGTTCGGGGTGTGCGCGACCGCGTCCACCTCACCGGCGTGCAGCGCCGACCCGGCGTCGGTGCCGAAGGTGCTCGACACCATCACCCCCGCCGGCACCACGCAGGCGGACGAGCTGGACTACACGGTCCACAACCCGGTCACCCTCACCGACGTCGTCATCCCGTAG
- a CDS encoding NlpC/P60 family protein: MSTVTRKVIHGTTALALSSGIAAGGVVAFGSGAAHASTRNGAVCHVYGSASKVQAAIVNTACAELKKGTKYSWNGGHHKKPGKSTGSVYDQGGEYYNDTHKVGFDCSGLVRWAVYKGTGRDIGAGAYTGVEGNALRQHGWKKVSKATQPGDVVVYPGHTVIYMGAGKVVQAEGDVAGLTTQKLSTESERVTGIYRYAGKGSTPPPTKPAPPAKHHPKKVYKNVWAQAPSYTKASGGRKVGVLHTGRNYFYCQSKGSEVHFDGYRNNWWLKTDDDSGNANVWVNATHVSGGANDARIPGLRTC, encoded by the coding sequence ATGAGCACCGTCACCAGGAAAGTCATCCACGGCACCACCGCGCTCGCGCTGAGCAGCGGAATCGCGGCCGGAGGAGTCGTCGCATTCGGCTCCGGAGCCGCCCACGCGTCGACCCGCAACGGCGCCGTCTGCCACGTCTACGGGTCGGCCAGCAAGGTGCAGGCTGCCATCGTCAACACGGCGTGCGCCGAGCTGAAGAAGGGCACCAAGTACTCGTGGAACGGCGGCCACCACAAGAAGCCGGGCAAGTCCACGGGTTCGGTCTACGACCAGGGTGGTGAGTACTACAACGACACCCACAAGGTCGGATTCGACTGCTCGGGCCTCGTGCGGTGGGCCGTCTACAAGGGCACCGGCCGCGACATCGGCGCCGGCGCCTACACCGGCGTAGAGGGAAATGCGTTGCGGCAGCACGGATGGAAGAAGGTCTCCAAGGCGACCCAGCCCGGCGACGTCGTGGTTTACCCCGGTCACACCGTGATCTACATGGGCGCCGGCAAGGTCGTGCAGGCCGAGGGCGACGTGGCCGGTCTGACGACTCAGAAGCTGTCCACCGAGAGCGAGCGGGTCACCGGCATCTACCGGTACGCCGGCAAGGGAAGCACCCCGCCGCCGACCAAGCCGGCGCCGCCCGCCAAGCACCACCCGAAGAAGGTCTACAAGAACGTCTGGGCGCAGGCTCCGTCGTACACCAAGGCCTCCGGCGGCAGGAAGGTCGGTGTCCTGCACACCGGTCGCAACTACTTCTACTGCCAGTCGAAGGGCTCTGAGGTGCATTTCGACGGCTACCGCAACAACTGGTGGCTGAAGACCGACGACGACTCCGGCAACGCGAATGTCTGGGTCAACGCCACCCACGTGAGCGGTGGCGCGAACGACGCGCGGATTCCCGGCCTGCGCACCTGCTGA
- the aceB gene encoding malate synthase A, giving the protein MRDTYGSPKIRGAFGDRYDEILTQDALAFVSALDGEFAGRRAELLARRRERARAINAGEDLEFQADTAPVRADSSWQVATPGPGLEDRRCELIAPVYRNTAMHALESGAAVWVADLEDAMAPSWSNLIQGQVTLYDAARGELNLRREDGQVRRQPEHTPTIVLRPRGWHLCEKHISIDGRPVSATLVDFGLYFFHNAQALIERGAGPYFYLPKIESHEEARLWNDVFRFAQDALGIPQGTVRATVLIETLTAAFEMDEILYELREHCAGLADGRWDYLFSYVRTFAHRGVEFVLPDRDHITMATPFLRAYVELLVSTCHRRGAFAIAGPAAVNPTRQDEDARVRALAQVRSEKEREAAEGFDGSWVAHPALVEVCRSAYAAVLGTKHDQRDIQRPSRTTARDLVSLVGIQQTISLQGVRTNVSVALQYLASWIGGRGAVAIDNLMEDAATVEMARVQLWQWLFHNSQLAEGPQVTRELLDRVVEEELAILTRGQDEEIVARYDGAREILERVALQPHLPGFFTNYGYVRFLTETSLRMQPGVDEADLHQSERVHAPA; this is encoded by the coding sequence ATGCGCGACACCTACGGCTCACCGAAGATCCGCGGCGCGTTCGGCGATCGCTACGACGAGATCCTCACCCAGGACGCGTTGGCGTTCGTCTCCGCACTCGACGGGGAGTTCGCCGGGCGTCGCGCCGAGCTGCTCGCCCGCCGCCGGGAGCGCGCCCGCGCCATCAACGCCGGCGAGGACCTGGAGTTCCAGGCCGACACGGCGCCGGTGCGCGCCGACAGCAGCTGGCAGGTCGCGACCCCCGGCCCCGGGCTCGAGGACCGACGCTGCGAGCTGATCGCGCCGGTCTACCGCAACACGGCCATGCACGCGCTGGAGTCCGGTGCCGCCGTCTGGGTCGCCGACCTCGAGGACGCGATGGCCCCGAGCTGGTCCAACCTCATCCAGGGCCAGGTCACCTTGTACGACGCGGCACGCGGCGAGCTCAACCTGCGCCGGGAGGACGGGCAGGTGCGCCGCCAGCCCGAGCACACCCCGACGATCGTGCTCCGCCCGCGCGGCTGGCACCTGTGCGAGAAGCACATCAGCATCGACGGCCGCCCGGTCTCCGCGACCCTGGTGGACTTCGGCCTGTACTTCTTCCACAACGCCCAGGCGCTCATCGAACGCGGTGCCGGCCCGTACTTCTACCTGCCGAAGATCGAGTCGCACGAAGAGGCGCGGCTCTGGAACGACGTCTTCCGCTTCGCCCAGGACGCGCTCGGCATCCCGCAGGGCACGGTGCGGGCGACCGTCCTGATCGAGACCCTCACCGCGGCGTTCGAGATGGACGAGATCCTCTACGAACTGCGCGAGCACTGCGCGGGTCTGGCCGACGGCCGCTGGGACTACCTCTTCAGCTACGTGCGCACCTTCGCCCACCGCGGCGTCGAGTTCGTGCTGCCCGACCGCGACCACATCACGATGGCCACGCCGTTCCTGCGCGCGTACGTCGAGCTGTTGGTGTCCACGTGTCACCGACGTGGGGCGTTCGCCATCGCCGGCCCGGCCGCGGTCAACCCGACCCGCCAGGACGAGGACGCGCGGGTGCGCGCTCTCGCCCAGGTGCGTTCGGAGAAGGAGCGCGAGGCCGCCGAGGGCTTCGACGGCTCCTGGGTGGCCCACCCCGCGCTGGTGGAGGTGTGCCGCTCGGCGTACGCCGCCGTGCTCGGCACCAAGCACGACCAGCGCGACATCCAGCGGCCGAGCCGCACCACCGCGCGTGACCTGGTCTCGCTCGTCGGGATCCAGCAGACGATCAGCCTGCAGGGCGTGCGCACCAACGTCTCGGTCGCGCTGCAGTACCTCGCGTCGTGGATCGGCGGACGGGGTGCTGTCGCGATCGACAACCTGATGGAGGACGCGGCCACCGTCGAGATGGCGCGGGTCCAGTTGTGGCAGTGGCTCTTCCACAACTCCCAGCTGGCCGAGGGACCGCAGGTGACCCGTGAGCTGCTCGACCGCGTGGTCGAGGAGGAACTCGCCATCCTCACCCGCGGCCAGGACGAGGAGATCGTGGCCCGTTACGACGGCGCCCGCGAGATCCTCGAGCGGGTGGCGCTGCAGCCGCACCTGCCGGGCTTCTTCACCAACTACGGCTACGTGCGCTTCCTCACCGAGACGTCGCTGCGGATGCAGCCCGGTGTCGACGAGGCGGATCTGCACCAGTCCGAGCGGGTGCACGCCCCCGCCTGA
- a CDS encoding NlpC/P60 family protein: MRTTKKALAHCTGVAVLGGGALIGGVGVFGSTAAHADAGCQAYGATSAVAAKEVQAACAEVDKGTPYSWSGGHKAAPGPSTGQIYDVPPEYYDDRNKVGLDCSGLVRWAYYEASGTDFGPVSTYDFDSALTSHGFSRVDAPTQPGDVIVWDGHTAIYLGNGLMAQAEGDDAGLNVRTVASHGGTPTGVYRPGGGTTTPPPPSGGSKVFKDVWATAPSVNNPTNGAVVGTLNKGSNYFYCQTQGSETSYAGYHNDWWLKTDDDSGNANVWVNATYVSGGVDDGQIPGVPTC; this comes from the coding sequence ATGCGTACCACCAAGAAGGCTCTGGCCCACTGCACGGGCGTGGCAGTGCTCGGCGGGGGCGCCCTCATCGGGGGCGTGGGTGTGTTCGGCAGCACGGCCGCGCACGCTGACGCCGGGTGTCAGGCGTACGGCGCGACCAGCGCGGTCGCGGCCAAGGAGGTCCAGGCGGCCTGCGCGGAGGTCGACAAGGGCACGCCGTACTCGTGGTCCGGCGGCCACAAGGCGGCTCCCGGCCCCTCGACGGGGCAGATCTACGACGTGCCGCCGGAGTACTACGACGACCGCAACAAGGTCGGACTGGACTGCTCGGGACTGGTGCGCTGGGCCTACTACGAGGCGTCGGGCACCGACTTCGGCCCCGTCTCGACCTACGACTTCGACTCCGCGCTCACGAGCCACGGTTTCAGCCGGGTGGACGCGCCGACCCAGCCCGGCGACGTCATCGTCTGGGACGGGCACACCGCCATCTACCTGGGCAACGGCCTGATGGCGCAGGCCGAGGGCGACGACGCCGGACTCAACGTGCGGACCGTCGCGAGCCACGGCGGCACCCCGACCGGCGTCTACCGCCCGGGCGGCGGCACGACCACGCCTCCGCCGCCCTCTGGAGGGTCGAAGGTGTTCAAGGACGTGTGGGCCACCGCTCCGTCGGTGAACAACCCCACCAACGGCGCCGTGGTGGGCACCTTGAACAAGGGGTCGAACTACTTCTACTGCCAGACGCAGGGGTCGGAGACGTCGTACGCGGGCTACCACAACGACTGGTGGCTGAAGACCGACGACGACTCCGGCAACGCGAACGTGTGGGTCAACGCGACCTACGTCAGCGGGGGAGTGGACGACGGGCAGATCCCCGGCGTACCGACCTGCTGA
- a CDS encoding GNAT family N-acetyltransferase, whose amino-acid sequence MSRERPPGPLLARGERVWVRTVVHDDLAPYQQAVRSSWDRIGAWNPVSAGDLEWHLGRQSTEHRTFLIHATEPTGEHDIVGKVNVSNVVRGRFQNGTMGYDAYDPYAGRGMFAEGLRLVVGLAFAGAGQGMDLHRVEANVRPGNTRSAGVLRSLGFRREGHIRSMLLLESGGEPAQWRDHDAYAVHRGEWPATPYAAHRPARMALLVSDFGAPDRSGSSGLAPALAAELGLPLFPRAVVPDDALWELLAASPVGGVVEGVWPREAEAFVREGLQRAGFDPAVVPRLRGDGRFADDPPDGPAPIGVSAALRPSDVSRVALRVRAAFA is encoded by the coding sequence GTGAGCCGCGAACGTCCCCCGGGCCCGCTGCTCGCACGGGGGGAACGGGTGTGGGTCCGCACCGTCGTGCACGACGACCTCGCCCCCTACCAGCAGGCCGTGCGCAGTTCGTGGGACCGCATCGGGGCCTGGAACCCGGTCTCCGCAGGTGATCTGGAGTGGCACCTGGGTCGTCAGAGCACCGAGCACCGCACCTTCCTCATCCACGCCACCGAACCGACGGGTGAGCACGACATCGTCGGAAAGGTCAACGTCAGCAACGTCGTTCGTGGCAGGTTCCAGAACGGCACCATGGGGTACGACGCCTACGACCCCTACGCCGGGCGAGGCATGTTCGCCGAAGGGTTGCGCCTGGTGGTGGGTCTGGCGTTCGCCGGAGCGGGACAGGGGATGGATCTGCACCGCGTCGAGGCCAACGTGCGCCCCGGCAACACCCGGTCGGCGGGGGTGCTGCGGTCGCTCGGTTTCCGCCGGGAGGGCCATATCCGCTCGATGCTCCTGCTGGAGTCCGGTGGTGAACCCGCGCAGTGGCGTGATCACGACGCGTACGCCGTGCACCGCGGGGAGTGGCCCGCGACGCCGTACGCCGCTCACCGACCTGCCCGAATGGCGTTGCTCGTCAGTGACTTCGGCGCACCCGACCGCTCCGGGTCGTCCGGGCTGGCTCCCGCCCTGGCCGCAGAACTGGGCCTGCCGCTCTTCCCGCGTGCCGTGGTGCCCGACGATGCTCTCTGGGAGCTGCTCGCCGCATCGCCGGTGGGGGGAGTCGTCGAGGGCGTCTGGCCACGGGAGGCGGAGGCGTTCGTGCGCGAAGGTCTGCAGCGCGCGGGGTTCGATCCCGCGGTCGTGCCCCGACTGCGGGGCGACGGACGGTTCGCGGACGACCCGCCCGACGGTCCGGCGCCCATCGGGGTGTCCGCAGCGCTGCGTCCCTCCGACGTGAGCCGGGTGGCCCTGCGCGTGCGCGCGGCGTTCGCCTGA
- a CDS encoding serine hydrolase encodes MGDVYVRRRLVVGSGAAALVGLIAWHPLRHDGRPNTAVSTGSSSGATHRKSTSASRATATRTDPGILTRALDAALGARAGDVSVTAYDRRSSATFSYHPAMTNVCASIMKVLILTSVSHTRRAAGGSLTASDRDLAEDMITESDNDAATELYRRGGGAPAAQRVANALGMMSTRPNVRWGLTTTTAPDQVMLVRALAYGHSFLDNTDRAYIFDLMGRVDPGQKFGIGTLPAGVKGVAVQVKNGWLPYNPGSWHDNSIGHVQGAGRDYAAAILSTRNATDAAGRALITKAAAVLYTHLGH; translated from the coding sequence ATGGGAGACGTCTACGTCCGGCGCCGACTCGTCGTGGGGAGCGGAGCGGCGGCGCTGGTGGGACTGATCGCCTGGCATCCTCTCCGGCACGACGGCCGGCCGAATACCGCTGTGTCGACAGGAAGTTCGAGTGGCGCAACGCACCGGAAGAGTACGTCGGCATCGCGCGCCACCGCCACCCGGACCGACCCGGGCATCCTCACGCGTGCCCTCGATGCGGCCCTGGGCGCACGCGCCGGCGACGTCAGCGTGACCGCGTACGACCGACGTTCGAGCGCCACCTTCTCCTACCACCCGGCCATGACGAACGTCTGCGCGAGCATCATGAAGGTGCTGATCCTGACCAGCGTCTCGCACACCCGTCGCGCGGCCGGGGGGTCGCTGACCGCGAGCGACCGCGATCTCGCCGAGGACATGATCACCGAGAGCGACAACGATGCGGCGACGGAGCTCTACCGCCGCGGGGGCGGGGCTCCTGCCGCTCAGCGCGTCGCGAATGCCCTGGGAATGATGAGCACTCGCCCGAACGTGCGGTGGGGTCTGACGACCACCACGGCGCCCGATCAGGTGATGCTGGTCCGGGCCCTCGCCTACGGGCACTCGTTCCTCGACAACACCGACCGTGCCTACATCTTCGATCTGATGGGACGGGTCGACCCCGGCCAGAAGTTCGGGATCGGCACCCTGCCCGCCGGGGTGAAGGGGGTCGCCGTCCAGGTCAAGAACGGTTGGCTGCCCTACAACCCCGGGTCGTGGCACGACAACTCGATCGGCCACGTGCAGGGTGCCGGCCGCGACTACGCCGCCGCGATCCTCTCGACCCGCAACGCCACCGACGCTGCGGGTCGAGCACTGATCACCAAGGCTGCCGCGGTGCTCTACACCCACCTCGGCCACTGA
- a CDS encoding amidohydrolase family protein codes for MTQTAPILHVRGTVLTGPHEVREEMWVVGGAVTFTRPADTDDVQSVEGFVLPGLVDAHCHVGLEAQGGVGPERAEEHAVAERAAGALLLRDAGSPVDTHWMDEREDLPRIIRAGRHIARTKRYIRNFAHEIEPEDLVAYVRQEARRGDGWVKLVGDWIDRDRGDLAPCWPREALAAAIAAAHEEDARVTAHCFGEESLLDFAAAGTDCIEHASGLQPDSIDLFARQGIAIVPTLINIENFPKFAEAGEAKFPAYGTHMRDLYARRHATIAAAHEAGIAVYVGTDAGGQLPHGLVAREVAELVTVGMTELEALDAATWGARAWLGRPGLDEGESADFVVYQEDPRIDVRVLSAPQHVVLRGRAML; via the coding sequence ATGACGCAGACCGCCCCGATCCTGCACGTCCGAGGCACCGTCCTCACAGGTCCGCACGAGGTCCGTGAGGAGATGTGGGTGGTCGGTGGCGCGGTGACTTTCACCCGCCCCGCCGACACCGACGACGTACAGAGCGTCGAGGGATTCGTGCTGCCGGGGCTCGTCGACGCGCACTGTCACGTCGGGCTCGAGGCGCAGGGCGGAGTGGGGCCCGAGAGGGCGGAAGAGCACGCGGTGGCCGAACGTGCGGCGGGTGCACTGCTGCTGCGGGACGCGGGCTCGCCCGTCGACACGCACTGGATGGACGAGCGCGAGGACCTGCCCCGGATCATCCGCGCGGGACGCCACATCGCCCGTACCAAGCGCTACATCCGCAACTTCGCGCACGAGATCGAGCCGGAGGACCTGGTCGCGTATGTGCGCCAGGAAGCCCGCCGAGGCGACGGGTGGGTCAAGCTCGTGGGTGACTGGATCGACCGGGACCGCGGCGACCTCGCGCCGTGCTGGCCGCGTGAGGCTCTCGCCGCCGCGATCGCGGCCGCTCACGAGGAGGATGCGCGGGTGACCGCTCACTGCTTCGGTGAGGAGTCGTTGCTCGACTTCGCGGCCGCCGGCACCGACTGCATCGAGCACGCGTCCGGGCTGCAGCCGGACAGCATCGACCTCTTCGCCCGGCAGGGCATCGCGATCGTGCCGACGCTCATCAACATCGAGAACTTCCCGAAGTTCGCCGAGGCGGGTGAAGCCAAGTTCCCGGCGTACGGCACGCACATGCGCGACCTCTACGCTCGCCGGCACGCCACGATCGCCGCGGCGCACGAGGCGGGCATCGCGGTCTACGTCGGCACCGACGCCGGCGGGCAGCTGCCGCACGGGCTCGTGGCGCGCGAGGTGGCCGAGCTGGTCACGGTGGGGATGACCGAGCTGGAGGCACTGGACGCGGCGACGTGGGGTGCCCGCGCCTGGCTCGGTCGCCCGGGTCTCGACGAGGGTGAGAGCGCGGACTTCGTTGTCTACCAGGAGGATCCACGAATCGATGTGCGAGTGCTGAGCGCGCCCCAGCACGTCGTCCTGCGCGGAAGGGCGATGCTGTGA